A window of Tautonia plasticadhaerens contains these coding sequences:
- a CDS encoding PQQ-dependent sugar dehydrogenase, with product MTQGRSTRLRPPAFILIALLAAPVVSRAEPTIHPSLAGRFRLTTFASGLNFPSSMQQLADGSLLVGTSDPASGGSIYNSTGSLLRFTDTNRDGVADGPGQVVATGLTGTVTSVRQAGELLFVTSSRPGQEKITVMRMGSSPGDSLTALGTIDFAFPSNTLHTTYALAVRESSTTPGSFQLFFNVGSRTNADRTTTPVPVSGLIDADLNGDSIYRVTVTDSGSGAPSFSAPEQIATGLRNAAGIAFDPLTGDLFFQDNGIDGLSNSNEPHSADELNRIAVGDIGGAIEDFGFPDDFVPYRTGGQGGSDDSLLVAFQPIPDPSNGLEAEGANEIAFAPDTFRSILGHGVFIGFHGRFNGAPSGVDAENPLVFYDLASDSYIHFIEGNQDGLGHLDGLLATGDRLYLSDLSTIGPVTFGGAGQGAIYVLTAIIPEPSSVALTALGLAGLFGLAARRSRRSRLG from the coding sequence GTGACTCAAGGTCGATCAACGCGGCTCCGGCCGCCCGCCTTCATCCTCATCGCCCTGCTCGCCGCCCCGGTCGTCTCCCGGGCCGAGCCGACGATCCACCCGTCCCTCGCCGGGCGGTTCCGGCTCACCACCTTCGCCTCCGGCCTGAACTTCCCGTCGAGCATGCAGCAGCTCGCCGACGGGTCGCTGCTGGTCGGCACCAGCGACCCCGCCTCGGGGGGGAGCATCTACAACTCGACCGGCTCCCTGCTCCGATTCACCGACACGAATCGGGACGGAGTGGCCGACGGCCCCGGCCAAGTCGTCGCCACCGGCCTGACCGGCACCGTGACCTCGGTCCGACAGGCGGGCGAGCTGCTCTTCGTCACCAGCTCCCGGCCGGGCCAGGAGAAGATCACCGTGATGCGGATGGGATCCTCACCCGGGGATTCCCTGACAGCGCTCGGCACCATCGACTTCGCCTTCCCGAGCAACACCCTGCACACCACCTACGCCCTGGCCGTCCGGGAGTCTTCGACCACGCCGGGCTCCTTCCAGCTCTTCTTCAACGTGGGTTCCCGGACCAACGCCGATCGGACCACCACGCCGGTCCCCGTCTCCGGCCTGATCGACGCCGACCTCAACGGCGACTCGATCTACCGGGTCACCGTCACCGATTCGGGCTCCGGGGCGCCGAGCTTCTCCGCCCCGGAGCAGATCGCCACGGGCCTCCGCAACGCCGCCGGGATCGCCTTCGACCCCCTGACCGGCGACCTCTTCTTCCAGGACAACGGCATCGACGGCCTGAGCAACTCCAATGAGCCCCACAGCGCCGACGAGCTGAACCGGATCGCCGTCGGCGACATCGGCGGGGCCATCGAGGACTTCGGCTTCCCCGACGACTTCGTCCCCTACCGCACCGGGGGCCAGGGCGGCTCGGACGATTCGCTGCTCGTCGCCTTCCAGCCGATCCCCGACCCCTCGAACGGTCTGGAGGCCGAGGGGGCAAACGAGATCGCGTTCGCCCCCGACACCTTCCGCTCGATCCTCGGCCACGGCGTCTTCATCGGCTTCCACGGCCGGTTCAACGGCGCCCCCTCGGGGGTCGACGCCGAAAACCCGCTGGTCTTCTACGACCTCGCCAGCGACAGCTACATCCACTTCATCGAGGGGAACCAGGACGGCCTCGGCCACCTCGACGGCCTGCTCGCCACCGGCGACCGCCTCTACCTCTCCGACCTCTCGACCATCGGCCCGGTGACCTTCGGAGGGGCGGGGCAGGGGGCCATCTACGTCCTCACGGCGATCATCCCCGAGCCGTCCTCGGTCGCCCTCACCGCCCTGGGCCTGGCCGGGCTCTTCGGCCTCGCCGCCCGCAGGTCCAGGCGATCTCGGCTCGGCTGA
- a CDS encoding anthrax toxin-like adenylyl cyclase domain-containing protein codes for MGSQRTPGPIGLEPIRMCLIDEGTLNRSTTPTPGPSRGIDPVDRMAIEDRFQEVLTRTVPLLPEGIRGEFAAMITPASLAIMAGVLAVWAGSHYFGVGFVVDAILLIAGGIFLGVQVWSAASDLVGAIELTASATSEADLDQAARLLARFIAVVGVAVFAALVLRGAKKGMPRARAAAASAAKHLGGMTASHSRVFQRVAQETGRIIAVRNTNPLSTRWIERGFPPKPMQIKIKTSKKTGVVTAQGDEIAEARKAGYFVVDADGVPRNANGTRMDFNTPPDWPLEPGQVIHPMQKKPLVGDYDLLGVIDPQAPGRNLVVAASEGQILDDWSSPAVRDVANRVNAMLDQPRVMHGAHDGYRGARPDFSDAGGSTVFLPDGSIRNLDTAEDVADFYKELGRQPITGRY; via the coding sequence ATGGGAAGCCAGCGGACGCCGGGGCCGATCGGGCTGGAACCGATCCGGATGTGCCTGATCGACGAGGGGACGCTGAACCGCTCGACGACGCCCACGCCGGGGCCGTCGAGGGGGATCGATCCGGTCGATCGGATGGCCATCGAGGATCGATTCCAGGAGGTGCTGACGAGGACGGTCCCGCTGCTGCCGGAGGGGATCCGGGGCGAATTCGCGGCGATGATCACGCCGGCGAGCCTGGCGATCATGGCCGGGGTGCTGGCGGTCTGGGCGGGGTCACATTATTTCGGCGTCGGGTTCGTGGTGGATGCGATCCTGCTGATCGCCGGGGGGATCTTCCTCGGGGTCCAGGTCTGGTCGGCCGCCTCGGATCTCGTCGGCGCGATCGAGCTGACCGCCTCGGCCACCTCGGAGGCCGACCTCGATCAGGCGGCCCGCCTCCTGGCCCGGTTCATCGCGGTGGTCGGGGTGGCGGTCTTCGCGGCCCTGGTGCTCAGAGGGGCGAAGAAGGGGATGCCGAGGGCGAGGGCAGCGGCCGCCTCGGCCGCGAAGCACCTGGGAGGGATGACCGCCTCGCACTCCCGGGTCTTCCAGCGGGTCGCGCAGGAGACCGGCCGGATCATCGCCGTCCGCAACACCAACCCCCTGTCAACCCGATGGATCGAGCGGGGGTTCCCCCCCAAGCCGATGCAGATCAAGATCAAGACGAGCAAGAAGACCGGCGTCGTGACCGCGCAGGGGGACGAGATCGCCGAGGCGAGGAAGGCCGGGTACTTCGTAGTCGACGCCGACGGCGTCCCCCGCAACGCGAACGGCACCCGGATGGACTTCAACACCCCTCCCGACTGGCCCCTGGAGCCGGGTCAGGTGATCCACCCGATGCAGAAGAAACCCCTGGTGGGGGACTACGACCTCCTCGGCGTGATCGACCCCCAGGCCCCCGGCCGGAACCTCGTGGTGGCGGCCTCCGAGGGGCAGATCCTCGACGACTGGTCCAGCCCGGCCGTCCGGGACGTGGCCAACCGGGTCAACGCCATGCTCGACCAGCCCCGGGTCATGCACGGCGCCCACGACGGCTACCGAGGGGCCAGGCCCGACTTCTCCGACGCCGGCGGCAGCACGGTCTTCCTCCCTGACGGCTCGATCCGGAACCTCGACACGGCCGAGGACGTGGCCGACTTCTACAAGGAACTCGGCCGGCAGCCGATCACCGGCCGGTACTGA
- a CDS encoding prenyltransferase/squalene oxidase repeat-containing protein: MMMRRWWWASPVALGAMLLVGGGPARGEDGPTGEAIREAMGRGLALVQKAADNYPDHRDCFSCHHQTLPAMAMAAADRAGAEIDRDLLAEIVGFSADSFTVHREQLEKGAGIGGSSMTVGYGLWTFLEGGRPPDALSDAMVGFLLKNQNDAGRWQSNSGRPPLEGSDLMCTTLAAYGIREFSPLLYRSLSKEAEEKAKAWLLEVEPADQEDRAAKLWGLWLLDADEEAIASARSAVLDAQRPDGGWAQLDGDAMASDAYATGQALTLLARTGFPTDDPGYCRGLGFLVDSQCEDGSWFVETRARGFQTPFDNGDPHGASSFISVAATSWAVSALAEALADSPPPP, from the coding sequence ATGATGATGCGTCGATGGTGGTGGGCCTCCCCGGTGGCGCTGGGTGCGATGCTCCTGGTCGGCGGCGGCCCGGCCCGGGGGGAGGACGGGCCGACGGGGGAGGCGATCCGGGAGGCAATGGGGCGGGGACTGGCCCTGGTGCAGAAGGCGGCCGACAACTACCCGGACCATCGGGATTGCTTCTCCTGCCACCACCAGACGCTCCCGGCGATGGCGATGGCCGCGGCCGATCGCGCCGGGGCGGAGATCGACCGGGATTTGCTGGCGGAGATCGTCGGCTTCTCCGCCGACTCCTTCACCGTCCACCGGGAGCAGCTCGAGAAGGGTGCCGGGATCGGGGGCAGCTCGATGACCGTCGGCTACGGGCTCTGGACCTTCCTCGAAGGGGGACGGCCGCCCGACGCCCTCTCCGACGCGATGGTCGGCTTCCTGCTGAAGAATCAGAACGACGCGGGACGCTGGCAGAGCAACAGCGGGAGGCCGCCGCTGGAGGGGTCGGATCTGATGTGTACGACCCTCGCCGCCTACGGGATCCGGGAGTTCTCCCCCCTGCTCTACCGATCGCTCTCGAAGGAGGCGGAGGAGAAGGCGAAGGCGTGGCTCCTGGAGGTCGAGCCCGCGGACCAGGAAGACCGCGCGGCCAAACTCTGGGGACTCTGGTTGCTCGACGCGGACGAGGAGGCGATCGCGTCGGCCCGCTCGGCCGTGCTCGACGCCCAGCGGCCCGACGGCGGCTGGGCGCAGCTCGACGGCGACGCGATGGCCAGCGACGCCTACGCGACCGGCCAGGCCTTGACGCTGCTGGCCCGGACCGGCTTCCCGACGGACGACCCGGGGTACTGTCGCGGCCTGGGCTTCCTTGTCGACTCCCAGTGTGAGGACGGCTCCTGGTTCGTCGAGACGAGGGCCCGGGGGTTCCAGACCCCGTTCGACAACGGCGACCCGCACGGCGCGTCGTCGTTCATCTCGGTGGCGGCGACCTCCTGGGCGGTCTCGGCGCTGGCCGAGGCCCTGGCCGACTCCCCCCCGCCCCCATGA